A single window of Providencia alcalifaciens DNA harbors:
- the betB gene encoding betaine-aldehyde dehydrogenase: protein MQHPPIHKLYIHGGYVDSSQPECGQFEAINPANGEVIAHLQSASIDDIHWAVESAKQGQKIWAAMTAMERSRILRRAVDILRERNDELAYLETLDTGKPLSETRFVDIVTGADVLEYYAGLIPALEGQQIPLRETSFVYTRREPLGVVAGIGAWNYPIQIALWKSAPALAAGNAMVFKPSEVTSLTALKLAEIYTEAGLPAGVFNVVTGMGSEVGQWLTEHPDIAKISFTGGVPTGKKVMSNASSSSLKEVTMELGGKSPLIIFDDADLDKAADIAMMANFYSSGQVCTNGTRVFIPENLKSAFEAKIAQRVARIRIGSPTDENTNFGPLVSFKHLDNVLRYIEIGKAQGATVLCGGERLMTESLANGAYVAPTVFTDCTDEMQITQEEIFGPVMSILSYRTEGEVIERANHSIYGLAAGIVTQDLARAHRVIHQLEAGICWINTWGESPAQMPVGGYKHSGVGRENGLVTLQNYTQIKSIQVELGEFSSIF, encoded by the coding sequence ATGCAACATCCACCGATTCATAAGCTTTACATTCATGGGGGATATGTCGACAGTTCACAACCTGAATGCGGGCAGTTTGAGGCAATAAACCCAGCCAATGGCGAGGTGATTGCGCATTTGCAGTCAGCTAGCATCGACGATATTCACTGGGCGGTGGAGAGTGCAAAACAGGGGCAAAAAATTTGGGCGGCAATGACCGCGATGGAGCGCTCACGTATCTTGCGCCGTGCCGTAGATATTTTACGTGAACGTAATGATGAACTCGCCTATTTAGAAACTCTCGATACGGGGAAGCCGCTTTCTGAAACGCGCTTTGTCGATATTGTGACGGGCGCGGATGTTCTTGAATACTATGCAGGATTAATCCCAGCCCTAGAAGGGCAGCAAATTCCGCTACGTGAAACCTCGTTTGTCTATACTCGCCGTGAGCCGTTGGGGGTGGTTGCAGGTATTGGCGCATGGAACTATCCCATTCAAATTGCGTTATGGAAATCCGCACCAGCACTGGCGGCGGGCAATGCCATGGTATTTAAGCCCAGTGAAGTCACCTCATTAACCGCATTAAAGCTGGCGGAAATCTACACTGAAGCAGGTTTACCTGCGGGAGTGTTTAACGTGGTAACGGGCATGGGCAGTGAAGTGGGGCAATGGCTAACGGAACATCCTGATATCGCCAAAATCTCATTTACCGGCGGCGTCCCGACAGGGAAGAAAGTGATGTCCAATGCCTCTAGCTCAAGCCTCAAAGAGGTCACTATGGAGTTGGGTGGAAAATCACCGCTGATTATTTTCGATGATGCCGATTTAGACAAAGCCGCTGATATCGCCATGATGGCGAATTTTTACAGCTCTGGGCAAGTGTGCACCAATGGGACGCGGGTATTTATCCCAGAAAACCTGAAATCTGCCTTTGAAGCCAAAATCGCACAGCGTGTTGCTCGCATTCGTATTGGTTCACCAACCGATGAAAATACCAATTTTGGGCCTTTGGTCAGCTTCAAGCATCTGGACAATGTGCTGCGCTATATCGAGATTGGCAAGGCGCAAGGGGCGACAGTGTTGTGTGGTGGTGAGCGTCTGATGACAGAATCACTGGCAAATGGCGCTTATGTGGCTCCGACCGTGTTTACCGATTGTACTGATGAGATGCAAATCACCCAAGAAGAGATTTTTGGCCCTGTGATGAGCATTCTAAGTTACCGCACAGAAGGTGAGGTGATTGAGCGAGCAAATCATTCTATTTATGGTTTAGCCGCAGGGATTGTCACGCAAGATCTCGCCCGAGCTCATCGCGTTATTCACCAATTGGAAGCGGGAATTTGTTGGATCAATACTTGGGGAGAATCCCCTGCGCAAATGCCAGTGGGGGGGTATAAACACTCTGGTGTCGGGCGTGAAAATGGTCTGGTGACACTGCAAAATTACACTCAAATCAAATCCATTCAAGTTGAACTCGGAGAGTTTTCATCCATTTTTTAA
- the betA gene encoding choline dehydrogenase: protein MVYDYIIIGAGSAGNVLATRLTEDTDVTVLLLEAGGPDHRFDFRTQMPAALAYPLQGRRYNWAYETEPEPHMNNRRMECGRGKGLGGSSLINGMCYIRGNAMDFDGWAQAPGLEDWAYANCLPYFRKAETRDIGGNDYHGDQGPVSVTTPKSHNNVLFHAMIEAGVQAGYPKTDDLNGYQQEGFGPMDRTVTPKGRRASTARGYLDQARARKNLTIVTQATTDTIEFEGKKAVSVKYYLGKHQQAHVAKARKEILLCAGAIASPQILQRSGVGPKAVLAQFEIPPVHYLEGVGENLQDHLEMYLQYECKQPVSLYPALKWFNQPMIGAQWLFKGTGIGASNQFEAGGFIRSSEKFAWPNIQFHFLPVAINYNGSNAVNQHGFQAHVGSMRSPSRGRVQIKSRDPHQHPSILFNYMSCEQDWEEFRAAIRITREIMAQPALDPYRGEEISPGKHIVTDEQLDQFVRERAETAFHPCGTCKMGSDAMAVVDGEGRVHGIDNLRVIDASIMPLIITGNLNATTIMIAEKMADKIRGRDPLTPSQTPYFKAGGQTARAG from the coding sequence ATGGTCTATGACTACATTATTATCGGTGCTGGTTCAGCCGGTAACGTTCTTGCTACCCGCCTGACAGAAGATACTGATGTTACTGTGCTGCTCCTTGAAGCAGGAGGACCGGATCACCGGTTCGACTTTCGCACACAAATGCCAGCGGCATTAGCTTACCCACTTCAGGGACGCCGTTATAACTGGGCTTATGAAACAGAGCCTGAGCCTCATATGAACAACCGCCGTATGGAATGTGGGCGCGGTAAAGGGCTTGGCGGCTCTTCATTGATTAACGGTATGTGCTATATCCGTGGAAATGCCATGGATTTTGATGGCTGGGCGCAAGCGCCGGGGCTAGAAGATTGGGCTTATGCCAACTGTTTGCCTTATTTCCGTAAAGCAGAAACCCGCGATATTGGTGGAAATGATTACCACGGCGACCAAGGTCCTGTGAGTGTGACGACGCCAAAATCCCACAATAATGTGCTATTCCACGCGATGATTGAAGCCGGCGTTCAAGCTGGTTATCCGAAAACGGATGATTTAAACGGTTACCAGCAAGAAGGGTTCGGTCCGATGGATCGTACGGTGACGCCAAAAGGGCGTCGTGCGAGTACCGCCAGAGGGTATTTAGATCAAGCTCGCGCCCGTAAAAACTTAACGATAGTCACTCAAGCCACCACGGATACCATTGAGTTTGAAGGGAAAAAAGCGGTTTCTGTGAAATATTATTTAGGAAAGCATCAGCAAGCCCATGTGGCGAAGGCGCGCAAAGAAATCTTGTTATGCGCTGGGGCTATCGCCTCCCCACAAATTTTGCAGCGATCCGGTGTCGGCCCTAAAGCGGTGTTAGCACAGTTTGAGATCCCTCCCGTTCATTATTTGGAAGGGGTTGGGGAAAACTTGCAAGATCATCTGGAAATGTACCTACAGTATGAATGCAAGCAACCTGTTTCTCTGTATCCCGCATTGAAATGGTTTAATCAGCCAATGATTGGTGCACAGTGGCTATTTAAAGGCACGGGTATCGGTGCGAGTAATCAGTTTGAGGCGGGCGGGTTTATTCGCAGCAGTGAAAAATTTGCATGGCCAAATATTCAATTTCACTTTTTACCCGTGGCGATTAACTACAATGGCAGCAATGCAGTTAATCAGCATGGTTTTCAGGCGCATGTGGGGTCTATGCGTTCGCCAAGTCGCGGTCGAGTGCAGATAAAATCTCGTGACCCGCATCAACACCCTAGCATCTTGTTCAACTACATGTCTTGTGAGCAGGACTGGGAAGAGTTTCGTGCAGCGATCCGCATCACGCGAGAAATTATGGCTCAGCCAGCGTTAGACCCGTATCGAGGTGAAGAGATCAGCCCCGGTAAGCACATTGTCACCGATGAACAACTTGATCAGTTTGTACGAGAACGTGCGGAAACAGCGTTTCATCCTTGTGGCACCTGTAAAATGGGCTCGGATGCAATGGCGGTCGTCGATGGTGAAGGGCGTGTTCATGGTATTGATAACCTGCGAGTGATTGATGCGTCCATTATGCCGCTGATTATTACAGGCAACTTAAATGCCACAACCATTATGATTGCAGAAAAAATGGCGGACAAAATTCGTGGCCGAGATCCATTAACTCCCAGTCAAACTCCCTACTTTAAAGCTGGTGGTCAGACGGCTAGAGCAGGCTAA
- a CDS encoding carboxymuconolactone decarboxylase family protein, protein MSKFTEINQNLLQTMPELAQFIPEVMTHFSNLIAAASIEGALDKKIKELIAIGIAVANRCDGCVAFHTKALVDLGITQQELAETLAVAILMGGGPSVAYATQTWNAYKEFTSQCG, encoded by the coding sequence ATGTCAAAATTTACTGAGATCAATCAAAACCTACTGCAAACTATGCCAGAGCTGGCTCAATTTATTCCTGAAGTTATGACACATTTTTCCAACTTAATTGCAGCGGCCTCGATAGAGGGGGCTCTGGATAAAAAAATCAAAGAGCTGATTGCGATTGGTATTGCGGTTGCCAACCGCTGTGATGGTTGTGTTGCCTTCCATACAAAAGCCTTGGTCGATTTAGGCATAACGCAGCAAGAGCTTGCTGAAACTTTAGCTGTCGCCATTTTGATGGGAGGAGGCCCTTCAGTTGCGTATGCAACGCAGACATGGAATGCCTATAAAGAGTTTACCAGCCAATGCGGATAA
- the cutA gene encoding divalent-cation tolerance protein CutA: protein MTFDDTHYKSQQQPCIVLSTTNSQESAIKIAQHLLNNHLAACVSLLPEMKSVYLWKGNVTEDNEILLLIKSTIGNQKALFDAIKEIHPYEIPELIRLDPNQVEDNYLQWLVNSVR from the coding sequence ATGACATTTGACGACACTCATTATAAGAGCCAGCAACAACCCTGCATCGTTTTAAGCACGACTAATAGCCAAGAAAGTGCGATAAAAATTGCACAGCATCTGTTGAATAACCATCTTGCGGCCTGTGTTTCATTATTACCAGAAATGAAATCAGTCTATTTATGGAAAGGAAATGTGACGGAAGATAATGAAATTCTATTACTGATAAAAAGCACGATTGGTAATCAGAAAGCGCTATTTGATGCCATCAAAGAAATTCATCCCTATGAAATTCCTGAATTAATTCGGTTAGATCCTAATCAGGTAGAGGATAACTATTTACAGTGGCTGGTTAATTCTGTTCGTTAA
- a CDS encoding anion permease: MNKLTPLKPIPTLIAVAITLIIWFAIPVPEGVNPNAWHLLALFVGTIAAIIGKALPIGGVSIVAISLVAATGVTNPESTKGAIADALSGFSNDLIWLIGISIMVSMSLNKTGLGARIGYYVISLFGKKTIGIAYSLAIAETILAPVTPSNTARGGGIIHPIMRSISDSFGSKAEDGTSGKIGRYLSLVNYNINPITSAMFITATAPNPLIVSLIVSEAGKGNELTWGMWAIAAFVPAIVSLILMPLVIYFMYKPEITSTPDAPNFAKERLQQLGSISLPEMITLGVFILLLMMWAGVPEMLFGPSFSVNATTAAFIGLSVLLGTGVINWDDVLKNKGAWDTVVWFAALVMMASFLGKLGLIKWMSVTVGSSIDSMGISWVWGTLILVLIYVYSHYFFASTTAHITAMFGAFFAAGLALGAPPMLLGLTLAFSSSLMMSLTHYGTGTAPIIFGSGYATLGEWWKAGFVMSVVNLIIWISLGSIWWKFLGYW, encoded by the coding sequence ATGAATAAACTGACTCCGTTAAAACCGATACCCACCTTAATCGCCGTCGCGATTACGTTAATTATCTGGTTTGCTATTCCTGTTCCTGAAGGTGTTAATCCGAATGCATGGCACTTATTAGCCCTGTTTGTCGGAACCATTGCTGCAATTATTGGTAAAGCGTTACCGATTGGTGGTGTTTCTATCGTTGCGATTTCATTGGTGGCCGCAACTGGTGTCACCAACCCTGAATCCACGAAAGGCGCGATTGCGGATGCATTAAGTGGTTTTTCCAATGACCTGATTTGGCTAATTGGTATTTCCATTATGGTTTCCATGAGTTTGAATAAAACAGGGCTAGGAGCGCGTATTGGTTATTACGTTATTTCCCTGTTTGGTAAAAAAACCATTGGGATAGCTTACTCATTGGCTATTGCAGAAACCATTCTTGCACCTGTGACGCCAAGTAACACCGCGCGAGGAGGGGGAATTATTCACCCGATTATGCGTTCGATTTCAGACAGCTTTGGATCTAAGGCGGAAGACGGTACTTCGGGGAAAATAGGGCGCTACCTCTCCTTAGTGAACTACAATATCAACCCAATTACCTCCGCGATGTTTATTACGGCAACGGCACCTAACCCACTGATTGTGAGCTTAATTGTCAGCGAAGCTGGTAAAGGTAATGAGCTAACTTGGGGGATGTGGGCGATTGCGGCATTTGTACCGGCGATTGTGTCTCTGATTTTAATGCCGCTGGTTATCTATTTTATGTATAAGCCAGAAATTACTTCTACGCCGGATGCACCAAACTTCGCCAAAGAACGTTTACAGCAGTTAGGGTCAATCTCTTTGCCTGAAATGATCACATTAGGGGTCTTCATCTTGTTGTTAATGATGTGGGCAGGGGTGCCTGAAATGTTATTTGGGCCATCTTTTAGCGTGAATGCAACCACCGCCGCCTTTATTGGTCTGAGCGTATTACTGGGCACTGGGGTTATCAACTGGGATGATGTCCTGAAAAATAAAGGGGCATGGGATACCGTTGTTTGGTTTGCTGCACTGGTTATGATGGCGAGCTTCTTAGGTAAATTAGGTCTTATTAAGTGGATGTCTGTCACAGTAGGAAGTTCGATAGATAGTATGGGAATTAGTTGGGTTTGGGGTACTTTAATTTTGGTACTGATCTATGTTTACTCCCACTATTTCTTCGCCAGTACAACCGCGCACATTACCGCAATGTTCGGGGCTTTCTTTGCGGCGGGTCTCGCATTAGGTGCACCGCCAATGCTGTTAGGTTTAACCTTGGCATTCTCCTCATCCTTAATGATGTCATTAACTCACTACGGCACGGGTACAGCACCGATTATCTTCGGTTCGGGTTATGCCACACTGGGCGAATGGTGGAAAGCAGGCTTTGTGATGAGTGTAGTTAACTTAATTATTTGGATCAGTTTAGGGAGTATTTGGTGGAAATTCCTGGGTTACTGGTAA
- a CDS encoding lipoprotein — protein sequence MKKTALVLGMAGMMALLSACSDEKKEIAEYRSEFVNNCVKAAGESDTETAQAISAICGCAYDKTVEKYGLKEFKRLDSELQKSPAAAPEFQQTMISFVQECATNAR from the coding sequence ATGAAAAAGACAGCATTAGTATTGGGTATGGCGGGTATGATGGCATTGTTGTCAGCGTGTTCAGACGAGAAAAAAGAGATTGCAGAGTATCGTTCTGAGTTCGTAAACAACTGTGTAAAAGCAGCGGGCGAATCTGATACAGAAACAGCACAAGCTATTAGCGCAATCTGTGGCTGTGCTTACGATAAAACTGTTGAAAAATATGGTTTAAAAGAATTTAAACGTTTAGACAGCGAACTGCAAAAATCACCCGCTGCTGCGCCTGAATTCCAACAAACTATGATTTCATTTGTTCAAGAATGTGCAACTAACGCGCGTTAA